One Mycobacterium kubicae genomic window carries:
- a CDS encoding DUF732 domain-containing protein, producing the protein MAKTTADRAKLLAISALVLSATALRLATPASADQSDDAFLAALKKHGVVFANREAAVATGHRMCAELDAGQTPTNLALSLARDTDLSVHEAGYVLGVSVASYCPQYRTPDAAGS; encoded by the coding sequence ATGGCCAAAACGACTGCAGATCGTGCGAAGTTGCTCGCAATCAGCGCGCTCGTGCTCTCCGCCACTGCGCTGCGCTTGGCAACACCGGCATCGGCGGATCAATCTGATGATGCGTTCCTCGCGGCTCTCAAGAAACACGGGGTAGTCTTCGCGAACCGCGAGGCCGCGGTCGCGACGGGGCATAGGATGTGCGCCGAACTAGACGCAGGCCAGACGCCCACCAACCTAGCTTTATCGCTCGCAAGAGATACCGATCTGTCGGTACACGAGGCCGGCTATGTCCTTGGCGTTTCGGTTGCTTCCTACTGCCCTCAGTACCGCACCCCAGATGCTGCGGGGTCGTAG
- a CDS encoding AraC family transcriptional regulator, with protein MTASRSPRAGWAGTALLRPGVLAFSGAIGPTDTHSHHAVQVILADTAITMTDDEGASHGGTRLVVAADTAHRIETGAAEGAIVFLDPDTAAGRAANLAGRIAWPQPCLLAHLELPVTPVPIVAADVVAHFHDAAASRGGSRHPAVTAALRQMRDMIGGGPVRTSDVAGRIGWSTARLTHLFTDQVGLPLRRYVLWLRLMTALRAVADGADLTAAAHAAGFADSAHLTRTCRAMFGLAPSALYYTVQLIVDDV; from the coding sequence GTGACCGCTTCCCGGTCACCGCGTGCCGGGTGGGCGGGTACCGCGCTGCTGCGGCCGGGGGTGTTGGCGTTCAGTGGCGCGATAGGCCCCACCGACACCCACTCTCATCACGCGGTGCAGGTCATCCTCGCCGACACCGCGATCACGATGACTGACGACGAAGGTGCATCGCACGGTGGCACCCGCCTGGTCGTTGCGGCCGACACCGCACACCGCATCGAAACCGGCGCCGCGGAAGGGGCGATCGTGTTCCTTGACCCCGACACCGCGGCGGGCCGCGCCGCGAACCTCGCCGGCCGCATCGCATGGCCCCAACCCTGCTTGCTGGCCCACCTGGAGCTGCCCGTGACACCGGTCCCAATCGTCGCGGCCGACGTGGTGGCCCACTTTCATGACGCCGCGGCCTCGAGAGGTGGGTCGCGCCATCCTGCGGTGACCGCGGCGCTGCGGCAGATGCGCGACATGATCGGCGGCGGGCCGGTGCGCACCAGTGATGTCGCCGGCCGTATCGGCTGGTCCACGGCCCGGCTGACGCACCTGTTCACCGATCAGGTTGGGTTGCCGCTGCGGCGCTATGTGCTGTGGCTGCGACTGATGACGGCGTTGCGCGCGGTCGCCGATGGCGCGGATCTCACCGCCGCCGCCCACGCCGCCGGGTTCGCCGACAGCGCCCATCTGACCCGAACGTGTCGCGCCATGTTCGGCCTTGCCCCCTCGGCGCTGTACTACACCGTGCAGCTGATCGTCGATGATGTGTAG
- a CDS encoding IS3 family transposase, with protein sequence MSTSGYYEWRTRPACDRDRHDAELANTITAIHTASRQTYGVRRIQAELRHGHGIEVSHKRVWRCMKLVGVQGVHRRRWRREPPAAASWPDLVQRQFRAEGPDRLWVTDIERREALFNRTEVRDHRRRAIAVAR encoded by the coding sequence GTGTCGACGTCCGGCTATTACGAATGGCGCACTCGGCCGGCCTGCGATCGCGACCGCCACGACGCCGAGCTGGCCAACACCATCACCGCAATTCACACCGCGTCGCGTCAAACCTACGGGGTGCGCCGTATCCAGGCTGAGCTGCGTCACGGCCATGGGATTGAGGTCAGCCATAAGCGGGTGTGGCGGTGCATGAAACTGGTTGGCGTGCAGGGCGTTCATCGCCGCCGCTGGAGGCGGGAACCGCCGGCGGCCGCATCGTGGCCGGATCTGGTTCAGCGGCAGTTCCGCGCCGAAGGTCCCGACCGGTTGTGGGTCACCGACATCGAGCGCCGTGAGGCGCTGTTCAACCGAACGGAGGTGAGAGACCACCGTCGCCGAGCCATCGCAGTGGCCCGGTAG
- a CDS encoding cation transporter: MAPIVGVAAVEVDLSAKTITVHHDGRAPARVLVETIEEQGYHVADA, translated from the coding sequence GTGGCGCCCATCGTGGGCGTGGCCGCCGTCGAGGTCGACCTATCCGCAAAAACGATTACCGTCCATCACGACGGCCGAGCACCCGCCCGAGTGCTGGTCGAGACGATCGAGGAACAGGGCTATCACGTTGCGGACGCGTGA
- a CDS encoding transposase produces the protein MPAAHPEEFRRRAVELARLREKPIAKVAKDLGISESCLRRWMDLADVEEGHKEGLTRDERAELVRLRREKRVLEMEVEILKRASAYFARDNILPK, from the coding sequence ATGCCTGCTGCTCATCCGGAGGAGTTTCGCCGTCGTGCGGTGGAGTTGGCCCGTCTGCGGGAGAAGCCGATCGCCAAGGTTGCCAAAGATCTGGGGATCAGCGAGTCCTGTTTGCGTCGATGGATGGATCTGGCCGACGTTGAGGAGGGCCACAAAGAGGGCCTGACCCGCGATGAGCGCGCTGAACTGGTGCGGCTGCGCCGAGAAAAGCGGGTTCTGGAGATGGAAGTGGAGATCCTCAAACGGGCCAGCGCCTACTTCGCCCGGGACAACATCCTCCCAAAATAG
- a CDS encoding sterol desaturase family protein — MTAINVPPKALRQTLIRYGYAPFMLVGLNGAAIGLTAYGAPKYLLLLVVTVGIAASFVAERVIPYDESWNRDQADSWRDRIHAAVNETLIVASVAAIPMLAAVVPAAEIWPSHWPFVTQLVIAILVADLGITLVHLASHKIAVLWRFHAVHHSVTRFYGLNGLMKHPLHQSIEMAAGVAPLILLGLPVNVAAALATATAIQLLLQHSNADYRVGPAKYLLALNEGHRFHHLKWAGVGDVNFGLFTLMWDHLLRTFSYDPHRRFSTDQLGMAAKPDYPSGYLDQLTYPFTAAGGCEFTNPEKRTNTARTHLRSYGGGHAW; from the coding sequence ATGACCGCCATCAACGTCCCACCAAAAGCCCTGAGGCAGACGCTGATCCGCTATGGATACGCGCCCTTCATGCTGGTTGGCCTCAACGGCGCCGCCATCGGCCTCACCGCCTACGGCGCACCGAAATACCTGCTGCTGCTCGTTGTGACCGTCGGGATCGCCGCGTCGTTTGTGGCTGAACGGGTGATCCCCTACGACGAGTCGTGGAACCGCGACCAGGCCGACAGCTGGCGCGACCGCATCCACGCCGCGGTCAACGAAACCCTCATCGTGGCCAGTGTGGCCGCTATCCCCATGTTGGCTGCTGTGGTGCCCGCCGCCGAGATTTGGCCCAGCCATTGGCCGTTCGTCACACAGTTGGTGATCGCGATCCTGGTCGCCGATCTGGGCATCACGTTGGTGCATCTGGCCAGCCACAAGATCGCGGTGCTGTGGCGGTTTCACGCTGTGCACCACAGCGTGACCCGCTTTTACGGGCTCAACGGTTTGATGAAGCATCCGCTGCACCAAAGCATCGAAATGGCTGCCGGTGTTGCCCCGCTGATTCTGCTCGGGCTGCCGGTCAACGTTGCCGCAGCGCTGGCCACCGCCACCGCGATCCAGTTGCTGCTCCAGCACTCCAACGCCGACTACCGCGTCGGGCCGGCCAAATACCTCCTGGCACTCAACGAGGGGCACCGCTTCCATCACCTGAAGTGGGCCGGCGTAGGCGACGTCAACTTTGGCCTATTCACGTTGATGTGGGATCACCTGTTGCGCACGTTCTCCTACGACCCGCATCGCCGGTTCAGCACCGATCAACTCGGCATGGCTGCCAAACCCGACTACCCCAGCGGCTACCTCGACCAGCTGACCTATCCCTTCACCGCTGCTGGGGGATGCGAGTTCACAAACCCCGAGAAGCGCACAAACACTGCGCGAACTCACCTGCGCTCATACGGAGGCGGTCATGCCTGGTGA
- a CDS encoding complex I subunit 4 family protein — protein MLSLIVFLPLAATLVLLALPRLGDAAARWLWLVVATADLALIIMAWARFEVPRANALAFEEKASWIPGVNSSYHIGVDGLSLPLVAMSAVIFLACAVYELHAAQRPRLQAALFLFLQTVSLGVFVAADLILFFVFFDLSIVAMYFVIAGWGHGEAGRSALKFFLYTFLGSLALLIGFIGLYVAAAPHTFDMVTLTATAPFAGSSLAGGLVLVAILLGLAVKTPTVPFHTWLPPAHTDAPAIGSAVLAGVLLKMGTYGFVRIAMPMLPQAWRAWAWVVIAVGLVSVLYGALVALAQNNVKRMIAYTSINHMGYIVLAVGAAGLISHGSADARGVAVTGAVTQMVSHGLITAALFLLSGVFYDRAGSYDIDAYGGLAAPAPKLAALFAVGAFASLGLPGFSGFIAEFQIFTGSIAVAPLTAVALPGILITAALFLRALQRVFTGRISGHSVGFDDVNNYQLASASILLALSVAIGIFPRPLLDVIEPTAHALIGLVGR, from the coding sequence GTGCTCAGTTTGATCGTTTTTCTGCCGCTGGCGGCCACGCTGGTTCTGCTTGCTCTGCCACGCCTCGGGGATGCTGCCGCGCGCTGGCTGTGGTTGGTGGTGGCAACAGCCGATCTTGCGCTGATCATTATGGCGTGGGCGCGTTTTGAGGTGCCCCGAGCCAATGCGCTGGCGTTCGAAGAGAAGGCCAGTTGGATCCCCGGAGTGAACAGCAGTTACCACATCGGTGTCGACGGTTTGTCACTGCCGCTGGTGGCCATGTCCGCGGTCATTTTCCTGGCCTGCGCCGTCTATGAGTTGCACGCCGCTCAGCGGCCGCGGTTGCAGGCGGCTTTGTTCCTCTTCTTGCAGACAGTAAGTCTGGGGGTGTTTGTCGCCGCTGATCTCATTCTGTTCTTTGTATTTTTTGACTTGTCAATTGTGGCAATGTATTTCGTGATCGCCGGATGGGGCCACGGTGAGGCGGGGCGGTCGGCGCTGAAGTTTTTCCTCTACACATTTCTTGGGTCCCTAGCGCTGCTGATCGGTTTCATCGGTCTTTACGTCGCTGCTGCCCCCCACACTTTCGACATGGTGACATTAACGGCCACTGCGCCTTTTGCCGGCAGCTCGCTGGCCGGTGGGCTGGTGCTGGTGGCGATTCTGCTTGGCCTGGCCGTGAAGACTCCGACGGTTCCGTTCCACACTTGGCTGCCGCCGGCACATACCGACGCCCCGGCCATCGGCTCGGCGGTGCTGGCCGGCGTGCTGTTGAAGATGGGAACTTATGGTTTCGTGCGGATCGCGATGCCGATGCTGCCGCAGGCGTGGCGTGCCTGGGCGTGGGTGGTCATTGCGGTCGGCCTGGTGTCGGTACTTTACGGCGCCCTGGTCGCCCTGGCGCAGAACAACGTCAAACGGATGATTGCCTACACCTCGATCAATCACATGGGTTACATCGTGCTTGCGGTGGGCGCCGCCGGTCTGATCTCACACGGCAGCGCGGATGCCCGCGGTGTTGCGGTGACCGGCGCGGTCACCCAAATGGTCAGCCACGGCCTAATCACCGCAGCATTGTTTCTGCTGTCCGGAGTGTTCTACGACCGTGCGGGCAGCTATGACATTGACGCTTACGGCGGACTTGCCGCGCCGGCTCCAAAATTGGCGGCGCTGTTTGCCGTCGGTGCGTTCGCCTCTTTGGGCCTGCCCGGCTTCTCCGGCTTCATCGCCGAATTTCAAATATTCACTGGCAGCATTGCCGTGGCCCCTCTCACCGCAGTCGCTTTGCCCGGCATCCTGATCACCGCCGCTTTATTTCTACGCGCGCTACAACGGGTGTTCACCGGCCGTATTAGCGGCCACTCGGTGGGCTTCGACGATGTGAATAACTATCAATTAGCCTCCGCATCAATTCTTTTGGCTTTATCCGTCGCCATCGGCATCTTCCCGCGGCCGCTGCTGGACGTGATAGAACCGACCGCCCACGCCCTCATCGGCTTGGTCGGGAGGTAG
- a CDS encoding DUF305 domain-containing protein yields the protein MRRSFVLSVAVLAIAGLVSVSACSNSGNDQGGRATSGVSTSGSAAGAHNANDVTFAHHMIQHHQQAIEMSDIVLGKQGIDPRVVNLANQIKAAQGPEIQQMQSWLSQWGASAMPTTTGMDPGQTAMPSMGPSPSQSGNPNGGGMPAGGGMMPEGDMAALRNAQGVEASKLFLSQMIEHHRGAISMAQNEIGSGQFPPATAMARSIVSSQQQEIDTMQNILASL from the coding sequence TTGAGAAGAAGCTTCGTGCTTTCTGTCGCTGTATTGGCGATAGCCGGGCTAGTCAGTGTGAGCGCGTGCAGTAATTCGGGGAACGACCAAGGGGGCCGGGCGACCAGTGGCGTCTCGACATCGGGGTCTGCTGCGGGTGCACACAACGCAAACGACGTGACGTTCGCGCACCACATGATTCAACATCATCAGCAGGCAATCGAGATGAGCGACATTGTGCTGGGCAAGCAAGGGATCGACCCCCGCGTAGTGAACCTTGCCAACCAGATAAAGGCGGCTCAAGGGCCCGAGATTCAGCAGATGCAGAGTTGGTTGAGCCAGTGGGGCGCGTCCGCGATGCCGACCACAACCGGGATGGATCCCGGCCAGACCGCGATGCCGAGTATGGGTCCTTCGCCCAGTCAAAGTGGAAATCCGAATGGTGGCGGGATGCCGGCGGGAGGTGGAATGATGCCCGAGGGAGACATGGCAGCACTTCGAAACGCGCAGGGCGTCGAGGCGAGCAAGTTATTTTTGTCGCAAATGATTGAGCACCATCGCGGCGCAATCAGTATGGCGCAGAATGAAATCGGATCCGGTCAGTTTCCTCCGGCGACCGCAATGGCGCGTTCAATAGTGTCGAGCCAGCAGCAGGAGATTGACACTATGCAGAACATCCTTGCCTCGCTGTGA
- a CDS encoding BlaI/MecI/CopY family transcriptional regulator — MDRLWIRDPAVRTTVREVFDGLAGERTIAYTTVMSTMDNLHNKGWLARERDGKAYRYWPTLSREEHSARLMREALDGGGRTDLVLHHFVEQIDSEESARLRAALRRLAERTD, encoded by the coding sequence ATGGACCGTCTCTGGATCCGCGACCCGGCCGTTCGGACCACAGTGCGTGAGGTGTTCGACGGATTGGCCGGCGAGCGCACCATCGCCTACACAACGGTCATGTCCACAATGGACAACCTCCATAACAAAGGCTGGTTGGCGAGGGAACGCGACGGCAAGGCGTACCGCTATTGGCCAACCCTGTCGCGTGAGGAGCACAGCGCTCGCCTGATGCGGGAGGCCCTTGACGGTGGTGGCCGTACAGATTTGGTGCTTCACCACTTCGTTGAACAGATCGACTCTGAGGAATCTGCGCGGTTGCGTGCCGCACTTCGCCGGCTGGCGGAACGAACGGATTAG
- a CDS encoding ArsR/SmtB family transcription factor yields MPMDSAGSDTVESGREGLKGAVALFHSLSDPTRLAITRRLAGGQARVVDLTRELGLPQSTVSTHVSCLRDCGLVVGRAEGRQMFYSLTRPELMDLFAAAETLLAATGNAVALCPTCGPPPANLPRMRPRDE; encoded by the coding sequence ATGCCGATGGATAGTGCGGGGTCAGACACCGTCGAGTCGGGGCGGGAGGGCCTGAAGGGGGCCGTGGCGTTGTTTCACAGCCTGTCGGATCCGACCCGGCTGGCAATCACCCGACGGCTCGCCGGCGGGCAGGCCCGGGTGGTGGATTTGACCCGGGAACTGGGGTTGCCGCAGTCCACCGTCTCCACGCATGTGTCCTGCCTGCGTGACTGCGGCCTGGTGGTGGGCCGGGCCGAGGGCCGGCAGATGTTTTACAGCCTGACCCGGCCCGAGCTGATGGACCTGTTCGCCGCCGCCGAAACGCTGCTAGCCGCCACCGGCAACGCGGTGGCGTTGTGCCCTACTTGCGGCCCACCGCCAGCCAATCTGCCGAGGATGAGACCACGCGATGAGTGA
- a CDS encoding NADH-quinone oxidoreductase subunit N, whose translation MRPLLMLPEMLLFGGGLVVLIAGSFLPRQRLSWTRGITATVLAAACVAAAVGMAGSDQAAFDGTFAGDHITAVSRIVAATGALLVVLVAGGEIGGSAREAETYALVLFSTTGTVIVAAADDMLVLATGFLLAGIPLYGLIGMRQHPNAAEAAMKTYLLGALFSIMLLLGITILYGLTGSTRYDHLASALGGAPFPAVVTGVVAVIGGLMFEAGGVPAHFWVPDAAQGTSGSAAMFLTTVPKVGAVAAIYRVSTILPAATNWSLLISVFAVASMTLGNLAAYGQQDPRRLLGWSTVSQVGFLLVPITVLGRSELALPSLLFYLAGYTLTNCAAFAVSTALPDRRSLTSYRGLARGRPWLAGALVVALLGLVGTPPTAVFVGKLTTAIAAWDGGFPWLAVAVFVNSLISLFYYLRWIIPSFQVPLAGKTIDRFPAEKWSARVAVTAAGLSVVLGVAAGAVWPLLA comes from the coding sequence ATGCGGCCGCTGCTGATGCTGCCCGAGATGCTGCTTTTCGGGGGCGGGCTCGTGGTGTTGATCGCGGGGTCATTCCTGCCTCGACAACGGCTTTCATGGACCCGCGGTATCACCGCTACCGTGCTGGCCGCAGCGTGTGTTGCGGCCGCGGTAGGCATGGCCGGCTCGGACCAAGCGGCCTTCGACGGCACCTTCGCTGGCGATCACATCACCGCGGTGTCGCGCATCGTGGCCGCGACCGGGGCGCTGCTGGTGGTGCTGGTAGCCGGCGGTGAAATCGGCGGTTCTGCGCGCGAAGCCGAAACCTATGCGCTGGTTCTGTTTTCCACCACGGGCACTGTGATTGTCGCCGCAGCGGACGACATGCTGGTCTTAGCCACCGGATTCCTGCTGGCAGGCATCCCGCTGTATGGGTTGATTGGGATGCGGCAGCATCCGAATGCCGCGGAGGCGGCGATGAAAACCTACTTGCTGGGTGCGTTGTTCAGCATCATGCTGCTACTCGGGATCACCATCCTCTACGGTCTCACCGGATCCACCCGATACGACCACCTCGCCTCGGCACTCGGCGGTGCACCGTTCCCCGCGGTAGTGACCGGTGTGGTAGCGGTGATCGGCGGGCTGATGTTCGAAGCTGGCGGTGTGCCCGCCCACTTCTGGGTTCCTGACGCCGCTCAGGGAACCAGCGGCAGCGCGGCGATGTTCTTGACGACCGTGCCCAAAGTTGGTGCTGTTGCGGCGATCTATCGGGTGAGCACCATTTTGCCCGCCGCGACGAACTGGTCATTGCTTATTTCGGTCTTCGCTGTCGCCAGCATGACTTTGGGAAATCTGGCGGCCTACGGGCAGCAGGACCCGCGCCGCTTGCTGGGCTGGTCGACGGTAAGTCAAGTCGGTTTTCTACTCGTGCCGATCACCGTGCTGGGGCGCAGCGAGCTTGCTCTTCCGTCGCTGCTGTTCTATCTCGCCGGATACACCCTGACGAATTGCGCTGCATTCGCTGTCAGCACCGCACTGCCTGACCGCCGCAGCCTCACCTCCTACCGCGGGCTCGCCCGTGGTAGGCCCTGGTTGGCTGGCGCGCTGGTGGTTGCACTTCTCGGACTAGTCGGGACCCCGCCGACCGCCGTCTTCGTCGGGAAACTGACTACCGCTATCGCGGCGTGGGACGGCGGGTTCCCGTGGCTGGCGGTCGCCGTTTTCGTCAATAGTCTCATCAGCCTTTTCTATTACTTGCGGTGGATCATTCCGTCTTTCCAAGTGCCCCTTGCAGGCAAGACAATCGACCGCTTCCCCGCGGAGAAGTGGTCAGCGCGTGTGGCGGTCACGGCCGCTGGACTCAGCGTGGTGCTTGGCGTTGCCGCTGGTGCGGTATGGCCGCTGTTGGCATAA
- a CDS encoding IS3 family transposase, whose translation MDSEADGHHCTSGLNPWRARCGEIRSAGSEGGPGKRIGRNADTAPRSDPYTQHRTCEGWIYAAVVLDVYSRRVVGWSIADHLRTELVADALDMARLRRKPVGTVVHSDRGTQYTSWLFGHRLREAGLLGSMGRVASAFDNAMIESFFGSMQIELLDRRTWNTRAELATAIFEYIEAFYNPVRRHSALDYRSPIDYERHHTTTNTAA comes from the coding sequence TTGGACAGCGAGGCCGACGGACATCACTGCACCAGTGGCCTGAATCCGTGGAGAGCCCGTTGCGGAGAAATTCGCTCGGCGGGTTCGGAGGGCGGGCCGGGGAAACGGATCGGTAGAAATGCCGACACCGCGCCCCGGTCCGACCCCTACACCCAGCACCGCACCTGCGAAGGCTGGATATACGCCGCGGTCGTGCTCGACGTGTACTCCCGCCGGGTAGTGGGCTGGTCGATCGCAGATCACCTCCGCACCGAACTGGTCGCCGACGCCCTGGACATGGCCCGCCTACGCCGCAAACCCGTTGGCACAGTGGTCCATTCGGACCGTGGGACTCAATACACCTCGTGGCTTTTCGGCCACCGGCTACGCGAGGCCGGCCTGCTGGGCTCCATGGGGCGAGTCGCTTCTGCGTTCGATAACGCGATGATCGAATCGTTCTTCGGCTCTATGCAGATCGAGCTCCTCGACCGCCGCACCTGGAACACCCGCGCCGAGCTCGCCACAGCAATCTTTGAATACATCGAAGCCTTCTACAACCCGGTGCGCCGCCACAGTGCCCTGGACTACCGCAGCCCCATCGACTACGAAAGACACCACACGACCACGAACACGGCCGCGTGA
- a CDS encoding anti-sigma factor family protein, giving the protein MLTPRSELGPTGDSNAFVNGEHRQSMWDAAYVLGSLSAAERREFEAHMAHCKTCRRAVTELNGMPALLSQLDCAEVAAIDCSGRTSGVPQVLPSLLSVVRRRRRRTRQMTWTASAAAAVMLVISLWVCIAAYPTSAPPREAVSASPMAQVGTSLLASTVTLSSQQWGTLISLKFVCTAPLNAHQDAVALVVLGRDGSQTRLATWVAIPGHAAAPTGSISMPVGQIAAVQVVLADNGQVMLQRSI; this is encoded by the coding sequence ATGTTGACCCCGCGAAGCGAACTCGGACCGACCGGGGACTCGAATGCGTTCGTCAATGGTGAGCACCGTCAATCGATGTGGGATGCCGCCTACGTATTAGGGTCGCTATCCGCTGCCGAGCGGCGTGAATTCGAAGCGCACATGGCCCACTGCAAAACCTGCCGGCGTGCCGTCACTGAACTCAACGGCATGCCGGCCCTGCTATCGCAGCTCGACTGCGCCGAGGTAGCTGCGATCGACTGCTCTGGCCGCACATCCGGGGTTCCCCAGGTGCTGCCGAGTTTGTTGAGTGTGGTGCGTCGGCGCCGCCGCCGTACTCGCCAGATGACGTGGACAGCCTCAGCCGCCGCGGCCGTCATGCTGGTTATCAGCCTGTGGGTCTGCATAGCGGCGTATCCGACATCAGCACCGCCGCGGGAGGCGGTGTCAGCATCGCCGATGGCTCAGGTCGGAACCAGCCTTTTGGCGTCTACGGTAACGCTGAGCAGCCAGCAGTGGGGAACACTCATCTCGTTGAAGTTCGTCTGCACGGCGCCGCTGAATGCGCACCAAGACGCGGTGGCGCTAGTCGTTTTGGGCCGTGATGGTAGCCAAACCCGGCTAGCGACCTGGGTGGCTATACCCGGCCATGCGGCGGCGCCCACCGGCAGCATCTCGATGCCGGTCGGCCAAATCGCGGCAGTGCAAGTGGTATTGGCCGACAATGGCCAGGTGATGCTGCAGCGCTCGATATAG
- the ltrA gene encoding group II intron reverse transcriptase/maturase, translating into MNTSALWPDPDTAELRVRRMQRKLHHWAVDESDRCFDDLYNLVYDPAFLTLAWERVRTNKGARSAGADGTAPRSVGAAEAVGLLQRLREELKERIFRPDPVREVMIPKANGKLRRLGIATVADRVVQASLKLVLEPIFEADFHPCAYGFRPGRRAQDAIAEIHHLASGSRAYHWVFEGDITACFDEISHSALMGRVRRRVGDKRVLALVKSFLKAGILSKDLGYRDTITGTPQGGILSPLLSNVALSVLDEHFAAKWKALGPEWTRAKHRRAGVPTMKIVRYADDFCVMVHGTRADAEALWDEIAAVLAPMGLRLSVEKSRICHVDEGFEFLGFRIQRQIKRGTTKHYVYTWPSKKALMSITDKVRNLTRRHKHRTLADLLRQLNPVLRGWCNYFQHGVSKRTFDYLDHFTWWRVVTWMRKRHHGLAWGVFHRRFLPNWQIREGKTAMFRPQKVEVTRYRYRGTKIITPWTARPTDITAPVA; encoded by the coding sequence GTGAATACGAGTGCTTTGTGGCCCGACCCGGACACGGCCGAGCTGCGGGTACGCAGGATGCAACGCAAACTGCACCATTGGGCGGTTGATGAAAGCGACCGCTGTTTCGATGATTTGTACAACCTCGTTTATGACCCCGCATTCCTCACCCTCGCGTGGGAGCGGGTGCGGACGAACAAGGGTGCGCGCTCAGCCGGTGCCGATGGGACCGCACCGCGGTCTGTCGGTGCGGCAGAGGCGGTCGGACTGCTTCAGCGGCTCCGCGAGGAACTCAAGGAGCGGATATTCCGGCCGGATCCGGTGCGGGAGGTGATGATCCCGAAGGCGAACGGCAAGCTCCGCCGCCTGGGTATCGCGACCGTCGCCGACCGGGTCGTGCAAGCTTCGCTGAAGCTGGTGCTGGAGCCCATTTTCGAGGCGGACTTTCATCCGTGCGCATATGGGTTCCGGCCGGGCAGGCGAGCCCAGGACGCCATCGCTGAGATCCATCACCTCGCCAGCGGCTCACGGGCCTATCACTGGGTTTTCGAGGGAGACATCACGGCGTGCTTCGATGAAATCTCGCATTCGGCCCTTATGGGCCGGGTGCGGCGACGTGTCGGGGACAAACGCGTTCTGGCCCTGGTGAAGTCGTTCCTCAAAGCCGGGATTCTCTCGAAAGATCTCGGCTACCGGGACACCATCACCGGCACTCCGCAAGGCGGAATCCTCTCACCACTGCTCAGCAATGTCGCCCTGTCCGTTCTCGACGAGCACTTCGCCGCGAAGTGGAAGGCGCTCGGCCCGGAATGGACACGTGCCAAGCATCGACGCGCCGGAGTTCCGACCATGAAAATCGTCCGCTACGCAGACGATTTCTGTGTCATGGTCCACGGCACTCGCGCTGATGCCGAAGCGCTTTGGGACGAGATCGCAGCAGTGCTCGCGCCGATGGGCCTGCGCCTGTCGGTCGAGAAGAGCAGGATCTGCCACGTCGACGAGGGGTTCGAGTTCCTCGGCTTCCGCATCCAACGGCAGATCAAAAGGGGCACGACCAAGCACTACGTCTACACCTGGCCGTCGAAGAAGGCACTTATGTCCATCACCGACAAAGTCAGGAATCTGACGCGGCGACACAAACATCGAACGCTCGCTGATCTGCTGCGCCAACTCAACCCCGTCCTGCGGGGATGGTGCAATTACTTCCAGCACGGGGTGTCCAAACGCACCTTCGACTACCTCGACCACTTCACATGGTGGCGGGTGGTGACTTGGATGCGCAAACGGCACCACGGGCTGGCGTGGGGCGTCTTCCATCGACGGTTCCTGCCCAATTGGCAAATCCGCGAAGGCAAGACGGCGATGTTTCGGCCGCAGAAGGTAGAGGTCACCCGATACCGCTACCGGGGCACGAAAATCATCACCCCTTGGACAGCGAGGCCGACGGACATCACTGCACCAGTGGCCTGA